Proteins encoded by one window of Marixanthomonas sp. SCSIO 43207:
- the ribD gene encoding bifunctional diaminohydroxyphosphoribosylaminopyrimidine deaminase/5-amino-6-(5-phosphoribosylamino)uracil reductase RibD, whose amino-acid sequence MKVHEKYMQRCIDLAKNGLGTTYPNPLVGSVLVHNDQIIGEGWHYKAGEPHAEVHAINSVKNKALLKDATIYVSLEPCSHFGKTPPCSNLIIKNGIKTIVVGSIDPNPQVAGRGIKKLKNAGGTVITDVLRDECNALNKRFFTFHTKKRPFIILKWAQTKDGFIAPTYKQAVEKITDKQPVWITNTYSRQRSHKLRAQEQAILVGTNTVLKDNPSLTCRDWHGKSPTRIIIDKKLKIPSEASVLNDETPTIIITEETKQHGLNTQYESIKFKKNLPKQICEILYNHGLQSVIIEGGAATLNSFIETNLWDEANIFTGNAIFETGIKAPFFSEETMKHIDLLSEEKLDKDILQIFKNNSN is encoded by the coding sequence GTGAAGGTACATGAAAAATATATGCAACGCTGTATTGACCTGGCGAAAAATGGACTAGGTACCACTTACCCCAACCCCTTGGTAGGCAGTGTTTTGGTGCATAACGATCAAATTATCGGCGAAGGTTGGCATTATAAAGCCGGAGAACCACACGCCGAGGTTCATGCTATTAATAGCGTGAAAAATAAAGCACTTTTAAAAGACGCTACTATATATGTAAGTCTAGAACCTTGTAGTCACTTTGGAAAAACACCTCCTTGTTCAAATTTGATTATCAAAAACGGAATTAAAACAATAGTCGTTGGCAGTATAGACCCGAACCCTCAAGTAGCAGGAAGAGGAATTAAAAAACTTAAAAATGCCGGGGGTACAGTTATTACAGATGTGCTAAGAGATGAATGTAATGCCTTAAACAAACGATTTTTCACTTTTCATACTAAAAAACGCCCTTTTATAATATTAAAATGGGCTCAAACCAAAGATGGATTTATAGCTCCCACGTATAAACAAGCTGTCGAAAAAATAACAGATAAACAGCCGGTATGGATTACCAACACCTATTCTAGGCAACGTTCTCACAAATTAAGAGCACAAGAACAAGCTATTTTAGTGGGTACAAACACTGTTTTAAAAGACAATCCAAGTTTAACGTGTCGTGATTGGCATGGCAAATCTCCTACACGAATTATTATTGATAAGAAACTAAAAATTCCATCTGAAGCTTCTGTTTTAAATGATGAAACTCCTACAATAATCATTACTGAAGAAACTAAACAACATGGTTTAAACACACAATACGAATCAATAAAGTTTAAAAAAAACCTACCAAAACAAATTTGTGAAATACTTTATAATCACGGGCTTCAATCTGTTATAATTGAAGGGGGTGCTGCTACTTTAAACTCATTTATTGAAACAAATCTTTGGGATGAGGCTAACATTTTTACAGGGAATGCTATATTTGAAACTGGCATCAAAGCTCCATTTTTTTCTGAAGAAACTATGAAACATATTGATTTGCTTTCAGAAGAAAAACTGGATAAAGACATCTTACAAATTTTTAAAAACAACAGTAATTGA